The following is a genomic window from Syntrophorhabdales bacterium.
ACGTCCATGTCGTGATCGATGAGCAGTACGGTGAAATCGCGTGAAAAGCTGCGGATGATGGACACGAAGCTTTGCGCCTCGTCCGGTGACAAGCCGCAGGTGGGCTCGTCCAGCAGCAGGAAGGACCGGTTCTGCGAGAGCGTCAGCATGATCTCCAGCTGGCGCTGCTCCCCGTAAGAGAGACTGCGGACAGGCACGTCTTTCCTGTGCGATAAGTTCCATTGATGCAGTATAGCTTCCGCCTGCGTGAGGAGATGCTTATACGAGGAGACAGGACGCACCAGGTTGTACCTCGTCATTCCTCCTGCCTCCAGCGCCAGCAGCACATTGTCCAGCACCGTGAGGTTTAGGAAAAGATTGGTGATCTGGAACGTGCGCCCTATACCCAGCGCGGCTCGCCGGTGAGCGGGCAATTTTGTGATATCCTTGCCGAAAACAAAAATTCTTCCGGCAGTGGGGGTGAGCATTCCGCTGAGCAACTGAAAGAGGGTGGTCTTGCCCGCTCCATTGGGTCCGATGATTGCGAGTCTCTCCCCTGGCGTCACCGTGAAGGAGACGTCGTTTACTGCGCGAACTCCTCCAAAGTCTTTTGTGAGATGTTCAACTACAAGCGCATCCAAGGAAGAGCCTCACTTTTGCGATCGCCTGAACAGCCTGTACACGCCCTGGGGCGCCAGCATTACGGTTGCCATGTAAAGTGCGCCCAGGATAATCATCCAGTGCTCGGTGTAGCCACTCACGAAATTCTTGATCAGTATAATGATACCTGCACCCAGTGCAG
Proteins encoded in this region:
- a CDS encoding ABC transporter ATP-binding protein, with translation MDALVVEHLTKDFGGVRAVNDVSFTVTPGERLAIIGPNGAGKTTLFQLLSGMLTPTAGRIFVFGKDITKLPAHRRAALGIGRTFQITNLFLNLTVLDNVLLALEAGGMTRYNLVRPVSSYKHLLTQAEAILHQWNLSHRKDVPVRSLSYGEQRQLEIMLTLSQNRSFLLLDEPTCGLSPDEAQSFVSIIRSFSRDFTVLLIDHDMDVTFGIAEKVMVLHYGTVVAFGSPEEVKGNAQVQEIYMGVD